From Erwinia pyri, a single genomic window includes:
- the secE gene encoding preprotein translocase subunit SecE produces MSANTEAQGSGRGLEAGKWLVVALLLIVAIVGNYYYREVTLPLRALAVVILIAAAGGIALLTTKGKATLAFAREARTEVRKVIWPTRQETLHTTLIVAAVTAVMSLILWGLDGILVRLVSFITGLRF; encoded by the coding sequence ATGAGTGCTAATACCGAAGCTCAAGGGAGCGGGCGTGGCCTGGAAGCGGGTAAATGGTTAGTTGTAGCATTGCTGCTGATCGTGGCCATCGTAGGCAACTACTATTACCGTGAAGTCACGCTGCCGCTGCGCGCGCTGGCCGTCGTTATCCTGATTGCAGCAGCCGGTGGCATTGCGCTGCTGACGACCAAAGGTAAAGCGACACTGGCATTTGCTCGTGAAGCGCGCACCGAAGTTCGTAAGGTCATCTGGCCGACTCGTCAGGAAACGTTGCACACCACGTTAATCGTTGCCGCGGTAACTGCCGTGATGTCACTGATTTTGTGGGGACTGGATGGAATTCTGGTTCGTCTGGTATCGTTTATCACTGGCCTGAGGTTCTGA
- the tuf gene encoding elongation factor Tu, producing MSKEKFERSKPHVNVGTIGHVDHGKTTLTAAITTVLAKTYGGSARAFDQIDNAPEEKARGITINTSHVEYDTPTRHYAHVDCPGHADYVKNMITGAAQMDGAILVVAATDGPMPQTREHILLGRQVGVPFIIVFMNKCDMVDDEELLELVEMEVRELLSAYDFPGDDLPIVRGSALKALQGDAEWEAKIIELAGHLDNYIPEPERAIDKPFLLPIEDVFSISGRGTVVTGRVERGIVKVGEEVEIVGIKDTVKSTCTGVEMFRKLLDEGRAGENCGVLLRGIKREEIQRGQVLAKPGSIKPHTKFESEVYILSKDEGGRHTPFFKGYRPQFYFRTTDVTGTIELPEGVEMVMPGDNIQMVVTLIHPIAMDDGLRFAIREGGRTVGAGVVAKVIA from the coding sequence ATGTCTAAAGAAAAATTTGAACGTTCCAAACCGCACGTCAACGTTGGTACTATCGGCCACGTTGACCACGGTAAAACTACCCTGACTGCTGCTATCACCACCGTTCTGGCTAAAACCTACGGCGGTTCTGCACGTGCATTCGACCAGATCGATAACGCACCAGAAGAAAAAGCACGTGGTATCACCATCAACACTTCACACGTTGAATATGACACCCCGACTCGCCACTATGCGCACGTTGACTGCCCAGGCCACGCCGACTATGTGAAAAACATGATCACCGGTGCTGCGCAGATGGACGGTGCAATTCTGGTTGTTGCTGCAACTGACGGCCCAATGCCTCAGACCCGTGAGCACATCCTGCTGGGTCGCCAGGTTGGCGTTCCTTTCATCATCGTGTTCATGAACAAGTGTGACATGGTTGATGACGAAGAGCTGCTGGAACTGGTAGAAATGGAAGTGCGTGAACTTCTCTCTGCCTATGACTTCCCTGGTGATGACCTGCCAATCGTTCGTGGTTCTGCACTGAAAGCGCTGCAGGGCGACGCTGAGTGGGAAGCTAAAATCATTGAGCTGGCTGGCCACCTGGATAACTACATCCCGGAACCAGAGCGCGCAATCGACAAGCCATTCCTGCTGCCTATCGAAGACGTCTTCTCTATCTCCGGCCGTGGTACTGTTGTTACCGGTCGTGTAGAGCGCGGTATCGTTAAAGTGGGTGAAGAAGTTGAGATCGTTGGTATCAAAGATACCGTGAAATCAACCTGTACCGGCGTTGAGATGTTCCGTAAGCTGCTGGACGAAGGTCGTGCAGGCGAGAACTGTGGTGTTCTGCTGCGTGGTATCAAGCGCGAAGAAATTCAGCGTGGCCAGGTTCTGGCTAAGCCAGGCTCAATCAAGCCACACACCAAGTTCGAGTCAGAAGTTTATATTCTGTCTAAAGATGAAGGCGGCCGTCATACTCCGTTCTTCAAAGGCTACCGTCCTCAGTTCTACTTCCGTACTACTGACGTGACCGGTACCATCGAACTGCCAGAAGGCGTTGAGATGGTAATGCCTGGTGACAACATTCAGATGGTTGTTACCCTGATCCACCCAATCGCGATGGATGACGGTCTGCGTTTCGCAATCCGTGAAGGCGGCCGTACTGTTGGTGCGGGCGTTGTTGCTAAAGTTATCGCTTAA
- the rpoB gene encoding DNA-directed RNA polymerase subunit beta produces the protein MVYSYTEKKRIRKDFGKRPQVLDIPYLLSIQLDSFQKFIEQDPEGQYGLEAAFRSVFPIQSYSGNSELQYVSYRLGEPVFDVKECQIRGVTFSAPLRVKLRLVIYEREAPEGTVKDIKEQEVYMGEIPLMTDNGTFVINGTERVIVSQLHRSPGVFFDSDKGKTHSSGKVLYNARIIPYRGSWLDFEFDPKDNLFVRIDRRRKLPATIILRALNYTTEQILDLFFEKIVYEIRDNKLQMELVPERLRGETASFDIESNGTVYVEKGRRITARHIRQLEKDGVEHIEVPVEYIAGKVVGKDYIDESTGELIVAANMELSLDLLAKLSQAGHKRIETLFTNDLDHGAYISETVRVDPTSDRLSALVEIYRMMRPGEPPTREAAENLFENLFFSEDRYDLSAVGRMKFNRSLLRDEIEGSGILSKDDIIEVMRKLIGIRNGIGEVDDIDHLGNRRIRSVGEMAENQFRVGLVRVERAVKERLSLGDLDTLMPQDMINAKPISAAVKEFFGSSQLSQFMDQNNPLSEITHKRRISALGPGGLTRERAGFEVRDVHPTHYGRVCPIETPEGPNIGLINSLSVYAQTNEYGFLETPYRRVREGVVTDEIHYLSAIEEGNYVIAQANTNLDDEGHFVDDLVTCRSKGESSLFSRDQVDYMDVSTQQVVSVGASLIPFLEHDDANRALMGANMQRQAVPTLRADKPLVGTGMERAVAVDSGVTAVAKRGGTVQYVDASRIVIKVNEDEMYPGEAGIDIYNLTKYTRSNQNTCINQMPCVNLGEPIERGDVLADGPSTDLGELALGQNMRVAFMPWNGYNFEDSILVSERVVQEDRFTTIHIQELACVSRDTKLGPEEITADIPNVGEAALSKLDESGIVYIGAEVTGGDILVGKVTPKGETQLTPEEKLLRAIFGEKASDVKDSSLRVPNGVSGTVIDVQVFTRDGVEKDKRALEIEEMQLKQAKKDLSEELQILEAGLFSRINYLLVAGGVEAEKLDKLPRERWLELGLTDEEKQNQLEQLAEQYDEMKREFEKKLEAKRRKITQGDDLAPGVLKIVKVYLAVKRQIQPGDKMAGRHGNKGVISKINPIEDMPYDENGTPVDIVLNPLGVPSRMNIGQILETHLGMAAKGIGDKINAMLKKQEEVSKLREFIQRAYDLGTDVRQKVDLNTFTDDEVLRLAENLKKGMPIATPVFDGAKESEIKELLQLGGLPSSGQITLFDGRTGEQFERQVTVGYMYMLKLNHLVDDKMHARSTGSYSLVTQQPLGGKAQFGGQRFGEMEVWALEAYGAAYTLQEMLTVKSDDVNGRTKMYKNIVDGNHQMEPGMPESFNVLLKEIRSLGINIELEDE, from the coding sequence ATGGTTTACTCCTATACCGAGAAAAAACGCATCCGTAAGGATTTTGGAAAACGTCCACAAGTTCTGGACATTCCTTATCTCCTTTCTATCCAGCTTGACTCGTTCCAGAAGTTCATCGAGCAAGATCCGGAAGGTCAATATGGTCTGGAAGCTGCTTTCCGTTCCGTATTCCCGATCCAAAGCTATAGCGGTAACTCTGAGCTGCAGTACGTCAGCTACCGTTTAGGCGAACCTGTCTTTGATGTGAAAGAGTGTCAGATTCGTGGCGTCACGTTCTCTGCACCCCTGCGCGTTAAACTGCGTCTGGTGATCTACGAGCGCGAAGCGCCGGAAGGCACCGTTAAGGACATCAAAGAGCAAGAAGTTTACATGGGTGAAATTCCACTCATGACCGATAACGGTACCTTTGTGATCAACGGTACAGAAAGGGTTATCGTTTCTCAGCTGCATCGTAGTCCTGGTGTCTTCTTCGACAGCGATAAGGGTAAAACCCACTCATCGGGTAAAGTGCTTTATAACGCACGTATTATTCCTTACCGTGGTTCATGGTTGGACTTTGAGTTCGATCCGAAAGACAACCTGTTCGTTCGTATTGACCGTCGCCGTAAATTGCCTGCGACCATCATTCTGCGTGCACTGAACTACACCACTGAGCAGATCCTTGACCTGTTCTTTGAAAAAATCGTGTACGAAATCCGCGACAACAAGCTGCAGATGGAACTTGTTCCTGAGCGCCTGCGCGGTGAGACTGCCTCTTTCGATATCGAATCCAACGGAACTGTTTACGTTGAGAAAGGCCGTCGTATTACTGCACGTCATATTCGTCAGCTGGAAAAAGATGGCGTTGAGCACATCGAAGTTCCTGTTGAATACATCGCCGGCAAGGTAGTAGGTAAAGACTACATTGACGAGAGCACCGGTGAACTGATTGTTGCCGCGAACATGGAGCTGTCGCTGGATCTGCTGGCTAAACTGAGCCAGGCGGGTCACAAGCGCATTGAAACCCTGTTCACCAACGATCTGGATCACGGTGCCTATATCTCTGAAACCGTACGCGTCGATCCAACCAGCGATCGCCTGAGCGCGCTGGTTGAGATCTATCGCATGATGCGTCCTGGTGAGCCACCAACGCGTGAAGCGGCTGAAAACCTGTTCGAGAACCTGTTCTTCTCTGAAGACCGCTACGATCTCTCTGCGGTTGGCCGTATGAAGTTCAACCGTTCTCTGCTGCGTGACGAGATCGAAGGTTCAGGTATCCTGAGCAAAGACGACATCATTGAAGTGATGCGTAAGCTTATTGGTATCCGTAACGGTATTGGTGAAGTGGATGATATCGACCACCTCGGCAACCGTCGTATTCGTTCCGTTGGCGAAATGGCGGAAAACCAGTTCCGCGTAGGTCTGGTCCGTGTTGAGCGTGCGGTGAAAGAGCGTCTCTCTCTGGGCGATCTGGATACCCTGATGCCTCAGGATATGATCAACGCCAAGCCGATTTCTGCCGCAGTGAAAGAGTTCTTTGGTTCCAGCCAGCTCTCTCAGTTTATGGACCAGAACAACCCGCTGTCTGAGATTACGCACAAGCGTCGTATCTCTGCACTGGGCCCGGGCGGTCTGACGCGTGAGCGTGCAGGCTTTGAAGTTCGAGACGTACACCCGACGCACTACGGTCGCGTATGTCCAATCGAAACGCCTGAAGGTCCAAACATCGGTCTGATCAACTCCCTGTCTGTGTACGCACAGACCAACGAGTACGGTTTCCTGGAAACCCCATACCGTCGCGTTCGCGAAGGCGTGGTGACCGATGAAATTCATTACCTCTCTGCTATTGAAGAGGGTAACTACGTTATCGCTCAGGCGAACACTAACCTCGACGACGAAGGTCACTTCGTAGACGATCTGGTGACCTGCCGTAGCAAAGGCGAATCGAGCCTCTTCAGCCGCGATCAGGTTGACTACATGGACGTTTCCACCCAGCAGGTGGTTTCCGTCGGTGCGTCACTGATCCCGTTCCTGGAGCACGATGACGCCAACCGCGCATTGATGGGTGCAAACATGCAACGTCAGGCGGTTCCAACTCTGCGCGCTGATAAGCCGCTGGTTGGTACCGGTATGGAACGCGCGGTAGCGGTTGACTCCGGTGTTACAGCCGTAGCGAAACGTGGTGGTACCGTTCAGTACGTTGATGCATCCCGTATCGTTATCAAAGTTAACGAAGACGAAATGTATCCGGGCGAAGCGGGTATCGACATTTACAACCTGACCAAATATACCCGTTCTAACCAGAACACTTGCATCAACCAGATGCCTTGCGTGAACCTGGGTGAGCCAATTGAACGTGGTGACGTGCTGGCTGATGGTCCTTCAACGGATCTCGGCGAACTGGCACTGGGTCAGAACATGCGCGTCGCGTTCATGCCGTGGAACGGCTACAACTTCGAAGACTCCATTTTGGTCTCCGAGCGCGTGGTACAGGAAGATCGCTTCACCACTATCCACATTCAGGAACTGGCGTGCGTCTCTCGTGACACCAAGCTGGGGCCAGAAGAGATCACCGCTGACATCCCTAACGTGGGTGAAGCTGCGCTCTCTAAACTGGATGAGTCCGGTATCGTCTATATCGGTGCTGAAGTGACCGGTGGCGACATTCTGGTTGGTAAGGTAACGCCGAAAGGTGAAACCCAGCTGACGCCAGAAGAGAAGCTGCTGCGTGCAATCTTCGGTGAGAAAGCGTCTGACGTTAAGGACTCTTCTCTGCGCGTACCAAATGGCGTTTCTGGTACCGTTATCGACGTGCAGGTCTTTACCCGCGATGGCGTGGAAAAAGACAAGCGCGCGCTGGAAATCGAAGAGATGCAGCTGAAGCAGGCGAAGAAAGACCTGTCTGAAGAACTGCAGATCCTCGAAGCTGGTCTGTTCAGCCGTATCAACTACCTGCTGGTTGCAGGCGGCGTTGAAGCGGAAAAACTGGACAAGCTGCCACGCGAGCGCTGGCTGGAACTCGGCCTGACCGACGAAGAGAAGCAAAACCAGCTGGAGCAGCTGGCAGAGCAGTACGACGAGATGAAGCGCGAGTTTGAGAAAAAACTCGAAGCGAAGCGCCGTAAAATCACTCAGGGCGATGACCTGGCACCTGGCGTGCTGAAAATCGTGAAAGTGTATCTGGCCGTTAAGCGTCAGATCCAGCCTGGTGACAAAATGGCAGGTCGTCACGGGAACAAAGGTGTTATCTCCAAGATCAACCCGATCGAAGATATGCCATACGATGAGAACGGTACGCCGGTCGATATCGTACTGAACCCGCTGGGCGTACCTTCACGTATGAACATTGGACAGATTCTTGAAACCCACCTGGGTATGGCTGCAAAAGGCATTGGCGATAAGATCAACGCTATGCTTAAAAAGCAGGAAGAAGTGTCTAAACTGCGTGAGTTTATTCAGCGCGCGTACGATCTGGGCACCGATGTGCGTCAGAAAGTCGACCTGAACACCTTCACCGACGACGAAGTGCTGCGTCTGGCTGAAAACCTGAAGAAAGGGATGCCAATCGCCACACCGGTGTTTGACGGCGCGAAAGAGAGCGAAATCAAAGAGCTGCTGCAGCTCGGCGGCCTGCCTTCTTCCGGTCAGATCACGCTGTTTGATGGTCGTACCGGCGAGCAGTTCGAACGTCAGGTTACCGTTGGCTATATGTACATGCTGAAACTCAACCACTTAGTGGATGACAAGATGCATGCGCGTTCTACCGGCTCTTACAGCCTCGTTACTCAGCAGCCGCTGGGTGGTAAGGCGCAGTTCGGTGGACAGCGCTTCGGTGAGATGGAAGTGTGGGCACTGGAAGCATACGGCGCCGCTTATACCCTGCAGGAAATGCTGACCGTGAAGTCTGATGATGTGAACGGCCGTACCAAGATGTATAAAAACATCGTTGACGGCAACCATCAGATGGAACCGGGCATGCCGGAATCCTTCAACGTACTGTTGAAAGAGATCCGCTCGCTGGGTATTAACATCGAGCTTGAAGACGAGTAA
- the rplL gene encoding 50S ribosomal protein L7/L12 — protein MSITKEQIIEGVAALSVMEIVELISAMEEKFGVSAAAAVAGPAAAAEAVEEKTEFDVVLKAIGANKVAVIKAVRGATGLGLKEAKDLVESAPAALKEGISKDDAEALKKALEEAGAEVEVK, from the coding sequence ATGTCTATCACTAAAGAACAAATCATCGAAGGCGTTGCCGCCCTGTCTGTAATGGAAATCGTTGAACTGATCTCCGCTATGGAAGAAAAATTCGGCGTTTCAGCTGCTGCTGCTGTTGCAGGTCCTGCTGCTGCTGCTGAAGCTGTAGAAGAAAAAACCGAGTTTGACGTTGTACTGAAAGCTATCGGCGCTAACAAAGTTGCCGTGATCAAAGCAGTACGTGGCGCAACTGGTCTGGGCCTGAAAGAAGCTAAAGACCTGGTTGAGTCTGCACCTGCTGCCCTGAAAGAAGGCATCAGCAAAGACGACGCAGAAGCACTGAAGAAAGCACTGGAAGAAGCTGGCGCAGAAGTTGAAGTTAAATAA
- the rplK gene encoding 50S ribosomal protein L11, whose amino-acid sequence MAKKVQAYVKLQVAAGMANPSPPVGPALGQQGVNIMEFCKAFNAKTESLEKGLPTPVVITVYSDRSFTFITKTPPAPILLKKAAGIKSGSGKPNKDKVGKVTRAQVREIAETKASDMTGADIEAMARSIEGTARSMGLVVED is encoded by the coding sequence ATGGCTAAGAAAGTACAAGCCTACGTCAAGCTGCAGGTTGCAGCCGGTATGGCAAACCCAAGTCCGCCAGTAGGCCCGGCTCTGGGTCAGCAGGGTGTTAACATCATGGAATTCTGTAAAGCGTTTAACGCCAAAACAGAATCCCTGGAAAAAGGCCTGCCTACTCCAGTAGTGATTACCGTTTATTCTGACCGTTCTTTCACCTTCATTACCAAAACGCCTCCAGCACCAATCCTGCTGAAGAAAGCGGCTGGTATCAAGTCTGGTTCCGGCAAGCCGAACAAAGACAAAGTAGGTAAAGTAACGCGTGCTCAGGTACGTGAAATCGCAGAAACCAAAGCTTCTGATATGACTGGTGCTGATATTGAAGCGATGGCTCGCTCAATTGAAGGTACTGCTCGTTCCATGGGCCTGGTAGTAGAGGACTAA
- the birA gene encoding bifunctional biotin--[acetyl-CoA-carboxylase] ligase/biotin operon repressor BirA, protein MKGNTVPLTLIDILSDGEFHSGEQLGERLGMSRAAINKHVQTLKDWGIDVFTVTGKGYSLPAPMQLLNEEKIAAQLNEGRLAVIPVIDSTNQYLLEKMDTLRSGDACVAEYQQAGRGRRGRQWFSPFGSNLYLSMYWRLDQGPMAAMGLSLVIGIVIAEVLRSLGADEVRVKWPNDLYLNDRKLAGILVELTGKTGDAAQLVIGAGINLAMRTPDAAIVNQGWINLQEAGVNVDRNTLTARLINTMRESLPIFEREGLAPFIQRWSELDNFINRPVKLLIGDKEIPGIARGIDQQGGLILEQDGVKKSWVGGEISLRPQD, encoded by the coding sequence ATGAAAGGTAATACTGTCCCTTTAACGTTGATCGATATTCTGTCCGATGGTGAATTCCATTCGGGAGAGCAGCTGGGCGAACGGCTTGGAATGAGCCGGGCTGCTATTAATAAGCATGTTCAAACCCTTAAAGATTGGGGCATTGACGTATTTACGGTAACTGGCAAGGGGTACAGCCTGCCAGCCCCTATGCAGTTACTGAATGAAGAGAAGATTGCCGCACAGCTGAATGAAGGCCGGCTGGCCGTTATCCCGGTAATCGATTCTACTAACCAGTATCTGCTGGAAAAGATGGATACACTGCGATCGGGTGACGCCTGTGTGGCGGAATATCAGCAGGCAGGAAGAGGGAGACGTGGGCGTCAATGGTTCTCTCCTTTTGGCTCAAATCTCTATCTCTCGATGTACTGGCGCCTCGATCAGGGACCTATGGCGGCGATGGGTCTCAGTCTGGTCATTGGCATTGTGATTGCGGAAGTTCTTCGCTCGCTGGGAGCCGATGAAGTCAGAGTCAAATGGCCTAACGATCTCTATCTGAATGACCGCAAGCTGGCGGGTATCCTGGTGGAATTGACCGGAAAAACCGGTGATGCAGCGCAGCTGGTGATTGGAGCGGGCATTAATCTCGCTATGCGAACGCCTGACGCGGCTATTGTGAATCAGGGCTGGATAAACTTGCAGGAGGCAGGCGTTAATGTCGACCGGAATACGCTAACGGCACGCCTGATAAATACGATGCGAGAATCTTTGCCGATTTTTGAACGTGAAGGATTGGCACCTTTTATTCAGCGTTGGAGTGAACTCGATAACTTTATTAATCGACCTGTTAAGTTGCTTATTGGCGATAAAGAAATCCCTGGTATTGCACGAGGAATTGATCAGCAGGGTGGATTAATTCTGGAACAGGACGGTGTAAAAAAATCCTGGGTCGGCGGCGAAATATCATTGCGCCCACAGGATTAA
- the nusG gene encoding transcription termination/antitermination protein NusG, with protein sequence MSEAPKKRWYVVQAFSGFEGRVAQSLREHIKLHNMEELFGEVMVPTEEVVEIRGGQRRKSERKFFPGYVLVQMVMNDASWHLVRSVPRVMGFIGGTSDRPAPISDKEVDAIMNRLQQVGDKPRPKTMFEPGEMVRVSDGPFADFNGVVEEVDYEKSRLKVSVSIFGRATPVELDFGQVEKG encoded by the coding sequence ATGTCTGAAGCTCCAAAAAAGCGCTGGTACGTCGTTCAGGCGTTTTCCGGTTTCGAAGGCCGCGTAGCACAATCGCTGCGTGAGCATATCAAATTACATAACATGGAAGAGCTGTTTGGCGAAGTCATGGTTCCAACCGAAGAAGTGGTGGAGATCCGTGGTGGCCAGCGTCGTAAAAGCGAGCGCAAGTTCTTCCCAGGCTATGTCCTTGTCCAGATGGTTATGAACGATGCAAGCTGGCACTTAGTGCGCAGCGTGCCGCGTGTCATGGGATTCATTGGCGGCACCTCCGATCGTCCGGCACCTATCAGCGATAAAGAAGTCGACGCGATCATGAACCGCCTGCAGCAGGTGGGTGATAAGCCACGTCCTAAAACCATGTTTGAGCCTGGTGAAATGGTCCGTGTCAGTGACGGTCCTTTCGCAGACTTCAATGGTGTTGTTGAAGAAGTGGATTACGAAAAAAGCCGCCTGAAAGTCTCCGTTTCAATCTTTGGGCGTGCTACGCCGGTTGAGCTGGACTTTGGACAGGTTGAAAAAGGCTGA
- the rplJ gene encoding 50S ribosomal protein L10 produces the protein MALNLQDKQAIVAEVSEVAKGALSAVVADSRGVPVGKMTELRKAGREAGVYMRVVRNTLLRRVVEGTQFEVLKDTFVGPTLIAYSMEHPGAAARLFKEFAKANAKFEVKAAAFEGELISAAQIDRLATLPTYDEAIARLMATMKEAAAGKLVRTLAAVRDQKETEAA, from the coding sequence ATGGCCTTAAATCTTCAAGACAAACAAGCGATTGTTGCTGAAGTCAGCGAAGTAGCCAAAGGCGCGCTGTCTGCGGTAGTTGCGGATTCTCGTGGCGTACCAGTAGGCAAAATGACTGAACTGCGTAAAGCAGGTCGTGAAGCTGGCGTTTACATGCGTGTTGTTCGTAACACCTTGCTGCGCCGCGTCGTTGAGGGAACTCAGTTTGAGGTCCTGAAAGACACGTTCGTCGGTCCGACCTTGATTGCATACTCTATGGAACACCCGGGCGCTGCTGCTCGTCTGTTCAAAGAGTTCGCGAAAGCGAATGCAAAATTTGAGGTCAAAGCTGCGGCCTTTGAAGGCGAGTTAATCAGTGCGGCTCAGATCGACCGCCTGGCAACTCTGCCTACTTACGATGAAGCAATCGCACGCCTGATGGCAACCATGAAAGAAGCCGCTGCCGGCAAACTGGTTCGCACTCTGGCTGCAGTCCGCGATCAGAAAGAAACTGAAGCTGCTTAA
- the rplA gene encoding 50S ribosomal protein L1, with translation MAKLTKRMRVIRDKVDATKQYDINEAVALLKELATAKFVESVDVAVNLGIDARKSDQNVRGATVLPHGTGRSVRVAVFAQGANAEAAKAAGAELVGMEDLADQIKKGEMNFDVVIASPDAMRVVGQLGQVLGPRGLMPNPKVGTVTPNVAEAVKNAKAGQVRYRNDKNGIIHTTIGKVDFDADKLKENLESLLVALKKAKPSQAKGVFIKKVSLSTTMGAGVAVDQAGLNAVAN, from the coding sequence ATGGCTAAGCTGACCAAGCGCATGCGCGTGATCCGTGACAAAGTTGATGCAACTAAACAGTATGACATCAACGAAGCTGTCGCTCTGCTGAAAGAACTGGCTACTGCCAAGTTCGTTGAAAGCGTTGACGTAGCTGTAAACCTGGGCATTGATGCTCGTAAATCTGACCAGAACGTTCGCGGTGCAACTGTACTGCCACACGGTACTGGCCGTTCCGTTCGCGTTGCCGTATTTGCCCAAGGCGCAAACGCTGAAGCTGCTAAAGCTGCAGGCGCTGAGCTGGTAGGTATGGAAGATCTGGCTGACCAGATCAAAAAAGGCGAAATGAATTTCGACGTGGTTATCGCATCTCCAGATGCAATGCGCGTTGTTGGCCAGCTGGGCCAGGTACTGGGCCCACGCGGTCTGATGCCTAACCCGAAAGTGGGTACCGTAACCCCTAACGTTGCTGAAGCCGTTAAGAACGCTAAAGCAGGTCAGGTTCGTTACCGTAACGACAAAAACGGCATCATCCATACCACTATCGGTAAGGTTGATTTCGATGCAGATAAGCTGAAAGAAAACCTGGAATCCCTGCTGGTTGCGCTGAAAAAAGCAAAACCTTCTCAGGCGAAAGGCGTTTTCATCAAGAAAGTTAGCCTGTCCACCACTATGGGTGCAGGTGTTGCGGTTGATCAGGCTGGCCTGAACGCTGTAGCAAACTAA
- the coaA gene encoding type I pantothenate kinase, with product MSKKDSLITTPYLQFNRAQWAALRDSVPMTLSEEEIAQLKGINEDLSLEEVAEIYLPLSRLLNFYISSNLRRQAVLEQFLGTNGQKIPYIISIAGSVAVGKSTTARVLQALLSRWPEHRRVELITTDGFLHPNQVLKERGLMKKKGFPQSYDMHRLVNFVSDLKSGASQVTAPVYSHLIYDVIPQGDKVVQQPDILILEGLNVLQSGMDYPHDPHHVFVSDFVDFSIYVDAPENLLQKWYINRFLKFRQGAFTDPDSYFHNYAKLSEEEAVGIATQLWEEINFMNLKENILPTRERASLIMTKSVDHAVDLVRLRK from the coding sequence ATGAGCAAAAAAGATTCCCTGATAACGACACCCTATTTGCAATTTAACCGCGCACAATGGGCTGCGCTGCGTGATTCAGTGCCAATGACGCTGAGTGAAGAGGAGATAGCGCAGTTAAAGGGGATAAATGAAGATTTATCTTTAGAGGAAGTTGCAGAGATCTATCTGCCCCTCTCGCGTCTGCTGAATTTCTACATCAGTTCTAATCTTCGGCGGCAAGCCGTGCTCGAACAGTTCCTCGGCACCAACGGGCAGAAGATCCCCTATATCATCAGCATTGCTGGCAGCGTTGCCGTTGGCAAAAGCACCACAGCTCGCGTCCTTCAGGCGCTCTTAAGCCGCTGGCCAGAGCATCGTCGTGTAGAGCTGATCACTACCGACGGCTTCTTACACCCTAATCAGGTGTTGAAGGAGCGGGGATTGATGAAGAAGAAAGGTTTTCCCCAGTCTTATGATATGCACCGTCTGGTCAACTTCGTTTCCGATTTGAAATCAGGCGCTTCACAGGTTACGGCGCCGGTTTATTCCCATCTTATTTATGATGTTATTCCTCAAGGCGATAAGGTTGTACAGCAACCTGATATTTTAATTCTGGAAGGACTGAATGTTTTGCAAAGCGGGATGGATTATCCTCACGATCCGCACCATGTATTTGTTTCTGATTTCGTGGACTTTTCAATTTATGTAGATGCGCCCGAAAACCTGCTGCAAAAATGGTATATTAATCGGTTCCTGAAATTCCGTCAGGGTGCCTTCACCGATCCCGATTCCTATTTCCATAACTATGCCAAACTTTCAGAAGAAGAAGCGGTAGGCATCGCCACCCAGCTGTGGGAAGAAATTAACTTTATGAATCTTAAAGAAAATATTCTTCCTACGCGTGAGCGAGCCAGCCTGATCATGACGAAAAGTGTTGATCATGCCGTCGATCTGGTGAGATTGAGGAAATAA